From a single Bacillus gobiensis genomic region:
- a CDS encoding acyl-CoA dehydrogenase family protein: protein MSSLFIKTEKQKRWLDIIGELSDEFEKRSAEHDEQASFPYENIQALKESGYTALPVPEKNEGEGLSVYDMILYQERLAKGDAVTALSIGWHLSIMGELAEGDIWEKKDFDFIAKEVLQGALVNRAASEAQTGSPTRGGRPGTTAQKKNNSWIVNGRKTFTTMSPVLDYFLVTAWIDEEDTIGVFLIHKDTNGVSIEETWDVIAMRGTASHDLVMEEVILDESKLVERLNHPRGTKVNGWLLHIPAVYLGIAQAARDYAVKFANVYSPNSLKGPIKDVPSVQKHIGEIELELMKARHFLYHVAEMYDDPKQRPNIGQELAAVKHTVTNTAIYVVDKAMRVVGAKSLQRTNPLQRYYRDVRAGLHNPPMDDITIQKLSALAFESLEK, encoded by the coding sequence GTGTCATCGTTGTTTATCAAAACAGAGAAACAGAAAAGATGGCTGGATATAATAGGAGAACTGTCGGATGAGTTTGAAAAACGTTCTGCCGAACATGATGAACAGGCTTCATTTCCTTATGAAAATATCCAAGCATTAAAGGAATCCGGCTATACTGCATTGCCTGTTCCAGAAAAAAACGAAGGGGAAGGACTCTCTGTTTATGACATGATTTTGTACCAGGAGCGGCTCGCCAAAGGAGATGCCGTCACTGCACTGAGTATCGGCTGGCATTTAAGTATTATGGGTGAACTCGCGGAAGGGGATATTTGGGAGAAAAAGGACTTTGATTTTATAGCAAAAGAAGTATTGCAGGGGGCACTCGTCAATCGAGCAGCGAGTGAAGCGCAAACAGGGAGTCCGACGAGAGGCGGCCGGCCCGGGACAACTGCGCAAAAAAAGAACAACTCGTGGATAGTAAACGGAAGAAAAACGTTTACGACGATGTCACCGGTTTTGGATTATTTCTTAGTCACAGCGTGGATCGACGAAGAAGACACGATTGGCGTCTTTCTAATTCATAAAGACACGAACGGTGTCAGCATTGAAGAAACGTGGGATGTTATTGCTATGAGAGGGACTGCAAGTCATGACCTTGTTATGGAAGAAGTCATTCTCGATGAGTCAAAGCTGGTCGAACGCTTGAATCATCCACGCGGAACAAAGGTAAATGGCTGGCTCTTACATATCCCGGCTGTATATCTTGGGATTGCCCAAGCAGCCAGAGACTATGCAGTGAAATTCGCGAATGTCTACTCACCGAATAGCTTGAAGGGACCGATCAAGGATGTTCCATCTGTACAAAAGCATATCGGCGAAATTGAGCTTGAATTAATGAAAGCACGGCATTTTCTTTATCACGTAGCCGAGATGTACGATGATCCTAAACAGCGCCCGAATATCGGACAAGAATTAGCTGCCGTTAAACACACGGTTACGAATACTGCTATTTATGTTGTGGATAAGGCAATGAGAGTGGTTGGGGCAAAAAGCCTTCAGCGTACAAATCCTCTGCAAAGATATTACAGAGATGTGCGGGCTGGATTGCACAATCCTCCAATGGATGATATTACGATCCAGAAGCTTTCGGCTCTTGCATTTGAATCGTTGGAAAAGTAA
- a CDS encoding cation diffusion facilitator family transporter encodes MNESTDLKTGEKGAWISIFAYLILAAVKLIVGITYHSEALRADGLNNSTDIIASVAILIGLKISQYPPDSDHPYGHYRAETISSLIASFIMMMVGLEVLIEAGKSILRPKEASPGIVAGWTAGISAIFMFGVYLYIKRLADRINSHALMAAAKDNFSDAIVSVGTCVGVFSSRLQLPWIDTVFAFIIGIIICKTAWDIFRDATHSLTDGFDRNDLEAYQQSIQRIEGVHKLTDIKARYLGSTVHLEASVVVNSALTTEESHKIADEVENKMKHEHGVSHVHVHIEPSDIK; translated from the coding sequence ATGAATGAGTCGACGGATTTAAAGACTGGTGAAAAAGGTGCCTGGATCAGTATATTTGCCTACTTGATTCTTGCGGCTGTCAAATTGATTGTCGGAATAACGTACCACTCGGAAGCGCTCCGTGCCGACGGATTAAACAATAGCACAGATATTATTGCTTCTGTTGCTATATTAATTGGGCTAAAGATTTCCCAGTATCCTCCGGACAGTGACCATCCATACGGACATTACCGTGCTGAAACTATTTCGTCTTTAATTGCGTCATTTATTATGATGATGGTAGGTTTGGAGGTACTGATTGAAGCCGGAAAATCGATTCTTCGCCCAAAAGAAGCCTCTCCCGGAATTGTTGCTGGATGGACGGCCGGCATTAGCGCTATATTCATGTTTGGAGTATATCTTTATATCAAAAGGTTGGCCGATCGAATTAACAGCCATGCCTTAATGGCAGCTGCAAAAGACAATTTCTCGGACGCGATTGTAAGCGTAGGAACATGTGTAGGGGTATTTTCTTCCAGGCTGCAACTTCCCTGGATCGATACTGTATTTGCGTTTATCATAGGGATCATTATTTGCAAAACAGCCTGGGATATATTCAGAGACGCGACCCATTCATTAACGGACGGATTTGACAGGAATGATCTTGAAGCATATCAACAATCGATTCAACGAATTGAAGGAGTACATAAGCTAACGGATATTAAAGCAAGATATTTGGGAAGTACAGTGCATTTAGAAGCAAGTGTGGTCGTTAATTCTGCATTAACAACAGAGGAAAGCCACAAAATTGCCGATGAGGTGGAAAACAAAATGAAACATGAACATGGTGTTTCACATGTTCACGTCCATATTGAACCGAGCGACATAAAATGA
- a CDS encoding thioredoxin family protein → MKKINTTEQFQEVIASHKEVIIKFFADWCPDCTRLNMFIGDIMDTYQENEWYELNKDELPELADKYQVMGIPSLLIFKNGEKTAHLHSANAKTPDEVTGFLSEHLS, encoded by the coding sequence TTGAAAAAAATTAACACAACTGAACAGTTTCAAGAAGTTATTGCATCACATAAAGAAGTTATTATTAAATTTTTCGCCGATTGGTGCCCTGATTGCACTCGTTTAAATATGTTCATCGGTGATATTATGGATACTTATCAAGAAAATGAATGGTATGAACTAAACAAAGACGAGCTGCCTGAGCTTGCTGATAAGTATCAAGTGATGGGAATTCCGAGCCTATTGATTTTTAAAAACGGCGAAAAAACAGCCCATCTTCACAGCGCAAATGCAAAAACTCCAGATGAAGTGACTGGATTCTTATCTGAACACCTTAGCTAA
- a CDS encoding D-alanine--D-alanine ligase, which produces MKTRLGLVYGGKSAEHNVSLQTALAVIKALNTEKFEIHPIYITEQGEWIRGPLLSEPVSNVKMLQHEQNGETFAPSGLNQEMFPIPQSEKSKNASVDVVFPLLHGPNGEDGTLQGMLDLLNVPYVGNGVLASAAGMDKVVMKNLFAQAGLEQANYVSFIKKEWEKSDIKCYEKVEAELDYPCFVKPANLGSSVGISKCRNRAELVEAFQGAFKYDRKIIVEEGIIGREIELGILGNDEPICSVPGEIAPKTDFYDYRAKYEDGDTDLIIPAEVTEEELQKLKEMAVKAFKAIDGAGLVRADFFVTNDGKVLINEVNTMPGFTPFSMFPLLWKHTGVEYPELIERLVELAIERYEEKQQIIHTF; this is translated from the coding sequence GTGAAGACGAGATTAGGGTTGGTTTACGGAGGTAAATCAGCAGAACATAATGTATCATTACAGACTGCTCTCGCTGTCATAAAAGCGTTAAACACCGAAAAGTTTGAAATACACCCTATTTACATTACGGAACAAGGAGAATGGATAAGGGGGCCGCTTCTGTCTGAACCTGTTTCTAATGTAAAAATGCTGCAGCATGAACAAAATGGCGAAACGTTTGCACCGTCCGGGTTAAATCAAGAAATGTTTCCTATCCCGCAAAGCGAAAAAAGCAAAAACGCTTCCGTAGATGTTGTTTTTCCGCTCCTTCACGGCCCAAATGGTGAAGATGGTACGCTGCAAGGAATGCTCGATTTGTTAAATGTGCCTTATGTTGGGAATGGTGTGCTTGCTTCTGCTGCCGGAATGGATAAAGTGGTCATGAAAAATCTGTTTGCGCAGGCAGGATTGGAACAAGCGAACTACGTGTCCTTTATTAAAAAAGAATGGGAAAAATCAGATATTAAGTGCTATGAAAAAGTTGAAGCCGAGCTGGACTATCCTTGTTTTGTCAAACCGGCAAATCTCGGTTCGAGCGTCGGTATCAGCAAGTGCAGAAATAGAGCTGAATTGGTTGAAGCCTTTCAAGGTGCCTTTAAATACGATCGGAAAATCATCGTTGAAGAAGGAATTATTGGCAGAGAAATCGAATTGGGTATCCTGGGAAATGACGAGCCGATCTGTTCAGTACCTGGTGAAATCGCTCCGAAAACAGATTTTTATGATTACCGGGCAAAATATGAAGATGGAGATACGGATTTGATTATTCCTGCAGAAGTTACTGAGGAAGAGCTGCAGAAATTGAAAGAAATGGCAGTCAAGGCTTTCAAAGCAATTGACGGAGCAGGCTTAGTCAGAGCGGATTTCTTTGTAACAAATGATGGGAAAGTGCTCATTAATGAAGTTAACACAATGCCTGGCTTTACACCGTTCAGCATGTTTCCGTTGCTTTGGAAGCATACGGGAGTCGAATACCCCGAACTGATCGAAAGGCTTGTCGAATTAGCAATTGAGAGATATGAAGAAAAACAGCAAATCATCCACACATTTTAA
- a CDS encoding UDP-N-acetylmuramoyl-tripeptide--D-alanyl-D-alanine ligase: MIERTAKEIADMTNGTLGDTAYYQKKITGVTTDTRKIEKGQLFVPISGENFNGHTFAKAALEKGAAAVLWSAAEPDPPEHGAVIVVNDTLEALQQLASAYRKSINPKVVGVTGSNGKTTTKDMIYSILTTEYRVHKTQGNYNNHIGLPLTILDMPEETEIAILEMGMSAKGEIDFLTKLAKPDIAVITNIGDSHLLDLGSRENIADAKFEIANGLSKDGVLIYTGDEPLLADKVKNVAFALKSFGENKDNSYQISEIELGKEGTYFKLRDIEQPFYIPVLGKHNVRNALAAIAAANEFHVDLSRIAEGLTNLKMTGMRLEMLQMSDGLSIINDAYNASPTSMRAAIDLLQGMQGFRKKHLVLGDILELGKDEKMYHEQIGMEIDSSQIQFVYTYGKLGEYIANGANGNFQEGCVMHFDDKKALARELQNRTAPEDIVLIKASRGMKLEDVISHLKIS, from the coding sequence ATGATCGAACGTACAGCTAAGGAAATTGCTGACATGACAAATGGTACGTTGGGGGATACAGCTTATTATCAAAAGAAAATCACAGGGGTCACGACAGATACGAGAAAAATTGAAAAAGGCCAGCTGTTTGTTCCAATTTCAGGTGAAAATTTTAATGGGCACACATTTGCAAAGGCTGCGCTTGAAAAAGGAGCAGCCGCTGTACTGTGGAGTGCAGCTGAACCTGATCCCCCAGAGCACGGAGCAGTGATCGTAGTCAATGATACGTTAGAAGCACTGCAACAGCTAGCCTCTGCATATCGCAAATCCATTAATCCGAAAGTTGTCGGCGTAACGGGAAGCAACGGGAAAACGACGACAAAGGATATGATTTATTCGATTTTAACCACAGAATATCGTGTTCATAAGACCCAAGGGAACTACAACAACCACATTGGTTTGCCCTTAACCATATTAGATATGCCGGAGGAAACGGAAATCGCCATTTTAGAAATGGGAATGAGCGCAAAAGGAGAAATCGATTTTCTTACAAAGCTGGCAAAGCCGGATATCGCTGTCATAACCAATATCGGAGATTCGCATTTGCTGGATTTGGGATCGAGAGAAAATATTGCGGATGCTAAATTTGAAATTGCAAATGGACTTTCAAAGGATGGAGTACTCATATATACTGGAGATGAACCTCTCTTGGCAGATAAAGTGAAAAATGTTGCTTTTGCTTTGAAATCCTTTGGAGAAAATAAAGACAATTCTTATCAAATCAGCGAGATAGAGCTTGGAAAAGAAGGCACATATTTTAAGTTGCGAGATATTGAACAGCCGTTTTATATTCCGGTTCTTGGCAAGCATAATGTCAGAAACGCTTTAGCCGCAATAGCAGCAGCTAACGAATTTCATGTTGATCTTTCACGAATAGCAGAAGGGTTAACAAATCTAAAAATGACTGGGATGCGGCTGGAAATGCTTCAGATGTCTGATGGTCTTTCCATCATTAATGATGCGTATAATGCGAGCCCGACATCTATGCGGGCAGCTATTGATTTATTACAAGGAATGCAAGGATTTAGAAAAAAACACTTGGTACTGGGAGACATTCTTGAGCTGGGCAAGGATGAGAAAATGTATCATGAACAGATTGGAATGGAAATTGATTCAAGCCAAATTCAATTTGTATATACGTACGGCAAACTTGGTGAATATATTGCTAATGGAGCTAACGGGAATTTTCAAGAAGGCTGTGTAATGCATTTTGATGATAAAAAAGCATTGGCGAGAGAGCTTCAAAACAGGACAGCTCCAGAGGATATCGTATTAATTAAAGCTTCCCGCGGCATGAAGCTGGAAGACGTCATTTCACATTTGAAAATTTCTTGA
- a CDS encoding alpha/beta hydrolase, producing MIGCLCIHGFTGAPYEVEPLADYFKKSTDWDVQTITLPGHGDTLALKGISFQEWLACAEIELVRMLKRCDELYIIGFSMGGMIAAYLAAKYPVKKLVLLSAAALYINPRQFIADLAHLWKDSVRGTLAENIIYSRYKKKFLKTPISSAFQFQKLVKATKPALKSLELPVLIVQGECDAIVPVSSARFLYNTIPSSHKELYLIPDCKHHVCLEENAGQLFKHVESFLNKEFQNAQFQQANY from the coding sequence ATGATAGGGTGTTTGTGCATTCACGGGTTTACCGGGGCTCCTTATGAAGTGGAGCCGCTGGCCGATTATTTTAAAAAATCGACAGACTGGGACGTCCAAACGATCACACTTCCAGGGCATGGAGATACCCTTGCTCTAAAAGGGATTTCGTTTCAAGAATGGCTAGCTTGCGCTGAAATCGAGCTCGTCCGCATGCTGAAGCGATGTGATGAACTTTATATCATCGGTTTCTCAATGGGAGGAATGATCGCTGCTTATCTTGCAGCAAAGTATCCGGTAAAAAAACTTGTGCTTCTCAGTGCAGCCGCTCTCTATATTAATCCGAGGCAATTTATTGCAGACTTGGCTCACTTATGGAAGGATTCAGTAAGAGGCACTCTGGCTGAAAACATCATTTACTCCAGGTACAAAAAGAAATTTTTGAAGACCCCTATTTCTTCTGCGTTTCAATTTCAAAAACTTGTGAAAGCAACAAAACCGGCCTTAAAAAGCCTTGAATTGCCTGTGCTGATCGTCCAGGGAGAGTGTGATGCCATTGTTCCGGTTTCGAGTGCGCGTTTTTTATACAACACGATTCCTTCGTCGCATAAAGAACTGTATTTGATTCCTGATTGCAAGCATCATGTTTGTTTGGAAGAAAACGCAGGACAATTGTTTAAGCATGTAGAAAGTTTTTTAAATAAAGAATTCCAAAACGCACAATTTCAGCAGGCCAACTACTGA